CGTCTGGTCATGCTCGCCCCGGCCAATTTCGGCTCCGCCCTTGCGGTCAAGGGCAAGAGCCTGCTTGGACGCATCCTCAAGGGAGGGGGCAACTGGTTCCAGACGGGCAAGGCCATGCTGGACGCCCTGGAGTTGGCCTCCCCCTACCAGTGGAAGCTTGCGAGCCAGGACCTCTTTGTCCCGGCGGGGAAATCCGACGCACCCTCGCCCTACGGCGACGAGGGGGTGTGGCCCTTCGTGGTCGTCGGCAGCCACCCCTATTCCGATCTCCTGCGCAAGATCGTCAACGAGAACGGCTCGGACGGCACCGTGCGGGTCTGCGCAGCCAACCTCAACGCCCGGGGCATGACCATCGACTTCAGCTCGGACCCCGAAAACCCCGAAGTCACGCCCTGGACCTTGCGCAATCCTGAGTTGCGCATGCCCCTGGCCGTACTGCTGGACAGGGACCACGGCTCGATCACCCGGCCCGACACGAAGGGCGTTAACGCCGGAGACCCCAATCTGTTGGGGGAACTCATCCTCCAGGCCCTGCGCTGCGGCGATCTCAACGAGTACTCGGCCATCGGCCAGCAGTGGGACGCCATCACCGAGGGGACCGGACGCCTCGCGGGAGACAAGAATTCGAACAAGGACAGCCGGGCCTTCTACCACCAGTACTTCCAGGTGGTGGTCCGGGCCGTGGACGACCAGGGCAACGATATCGAAGATTTCTTCCTGGAGTTCGGTGGGGCAGACAAGAACGACCGGCTCACCGGCATCTTTCACACGGAGGTGCTGGAGAAGGTCAGCCCCAACCAGACCAACCCGGCTTTGCGTTGCCTCTACGTGGACCGCAACGACCTCTTCGAACTCTACTACGACCAGATCAAAGACCCGACCAACAAGGTGCTCACCCTCACCGTAAGCGCTGCTCCCCCCGGCCCCAACGTCGCCTACCTGAACCAGGGACAGGGTCGGATCAAGGTGCACAGCGAGCATGTCGACGTCCGCGACAATCTGGGAGAGTTACGCATGAGGCGCAACACGACGCACTTCCTCAAACTCGTGATCCCGCGCACGCCCAAGGACGATGTTTTCAAACTCAGAGTAGCGCCTTAAGGAGACGGTGTTCCGGCGGCTAGGGGATGCCCCCCAGACCCGCAATAGCCTCACAGGTTCCAAAGGGAACGACGACTGAGAGATGGAGAATGCATCCGGCCGCCGAGCGACGCTGGCTTGTCCAGCGCCGTTCGGCGGCAGGTTCTTTTGATCAGGGGAGTACGCGGAGCTAGGCGGTGAACTCGAAGGTGGTCTCCACGCCCTCGTCCCAGCCGTCCCAGAGGAAGTCGTCCGCGCGCCCGTCCGCGATCAGCCGGAAGGCGTAGCGGGCCTGTTCCTCGTAGAAGCGGCAGAAAGCGCCCTTGCGGTCCATGCCGCCGTTCATCTCGGCGGCCTCGGCCGGGCAGGGCGAGCCGCAGAAGTGCCGCACGGCGCAGCGCGAGCACTCCTCAATGTCCTCCACCTTGCGCCCGGTCACGGCCTTGAAGGGCGCGCTCTCCAGGATGTCGCCCAGGCTGTCGGCGAAGAGGTTGCCGCCCCGCCAGTCGGGCAGGCCGATGAACTCGCTGCAGGGGAACACGTCGCCGCCCGGGGCGAGGGCGAAGAAGCAGCGGCCGCCGCCGCAAGGCGAGATGTCGCACATCAGGCGGCGCGCCGTGGGGGCCAGGATCGCCAGCAGGATGTTGGCGAAGTTGCCCACCACGAGCTTGCGCCCGGTCTCTTTGTAGAGTTCGTGGGAGCGTTCCAGGGCCTTGACGAACCAGCGGGCCGCCAAATCCTCGTCAGGCTTGATCTTGCGCGCGCCGAGCAGGGTGCAGCGCACCATGTTCAGCAGGCAGGTTCCCACGCCGTGCTTGTGGAAGAACTCCACCACCTTGGGCAGGGTGCGAACGTTGCCTTCGGTGACCGTGCAGATGACGCTGAAGGCCGGATACCCGGCAAGCTTCTCCATGGCCCACAGCACCTTGCGCGAAACGCCCTCCCCGCCCCAGGTGACGCGGGCGCGGTCGGCCACGGCGGCGCTGGCCCCGTCCAGGGAGACGCCCACGCCCACGCCGTGCCCGGTGAGGAAGGCGATGGCCTCTTCGTCCAGGAGCGTGGCGTTGGTCTGGATGCCGAAGCGGAAATGATCCCGATGGCGCTCGATGCCCGCGAACATGGCTTCCCGGTTGAGCAAAGGTTCCGCCCCGTGGAACACCACCTGGGGGCGCGTGCCCTCCGGGAGCGTGGCGTCGAAGTGGGCCTTGAGCCTGTCCAGGGCTTCCAGAAGGCGTTCTCGGGACATGTGCTCGCCGCCGGAACGCATCGCTGCCGGGATGTAGCAGTAGGCGCAGTTGAGGTTGCAGCGCTCGGTGGGGTTGAAATAGACCGCCGAGGGCGTGAGCCCGAAGCGCAGGCGGCGCATCTCCTCGGCGAAGCGGTCGGCCTGGGAGGCATAGGCCTTCATGAACTTGCGGCTGGCGAGGGTCTGTCCCAGCTTCTCGGTGCGTACCAGGGCCCAAAAGGCCGTGTCGGGGTCCACCACGGCCATGTAGTCGCGGTGGCCGATGTCCACGGGTTGGAGCGCGGGGCCGGAGCCGGTGTTGAAGTGGCGGCCCCTCTCCGGGGCCGCCTGATTGCTCGTGGAAGGCATCGCTACTTCTTGGGGTCCATGAGGATGTAGTGGGACAGGCCGACGCCGTCGGCCTTGCAGGACTTGCGGACGGCGATCACGTCCTTCTTGTGTTTGCCTTTCATGCTTCCTCCGTGGCTGGGGTTGCGACAAAAAAAAGGTTCCGGCAGGAAGAACCTGCCGGAACCCTTTGCCTTCAGGTTCCGATGGGGCGGCGTTTCGACAGGTCTTCTGGCTTCCGGATCCTCCGCGCGGGGACGGCCTTCCCGGGGAAACCCCCAGTGACCGGCTTTCGCCATGTCCTCCCGCGTCCCCGGTTACAGCGACGGGTTCGCCACGGATTCGCACCGTGTTCCGAGATGTCGAACGCAAACAGAGGGTTGATACCCTCTCGCGGTCCGAAGGTCAAACCTCGGGCTACTTCCTGCCGAATTCCTGGAGCACGGCGTTGTGGCCGTGGGTGTCGGTGATGCGCACGAAATAGGCCACCTCGGGGGAGTACCAGAGGGTGTAGGTTCCGCTCCAGCCGGTGGTGTTCCTCTTCTGCACTTTGATGCGGAAGGTCTTGAAGGTCCCGGCCGGGGTGGTGACCTCTTCGGAGGCCTCCACGGTGACGGTGTTGGTGTAGCTTGCGCTGCCCTTGGCCGTGCTTGCGTTCTGGGTGAAGGTCCGGGTCTGGCCCACGGCCAGGGGGAAGAAGATGTAGGCGTCGGTTCCCGAATCCACGGAGTAGGCCAGCAGCGAACCGTTGGAGCTCCTGACGGAGAGGTCGCGCCCGAGCACGGCCTTGCGGGCCTGGTCGCCGTCGCCGGTCAGGACGATCTCGTCGCCCACGGAACGCACCTCCATGCGCTCGGCCAGGGCGTAGGGGCTCCTGGTCTTGGCGGAGAAGCGCCACCAGTCGCCGGTTTTCCACTGGGGGGCCTGGGCGGCGGGCAGCGGGGCCACCTCGGTATGGCGCGAGGCGCATCCCGCAAGGGACAGGGCCAGAACCAGGAGCAGCAGAACGCTGAGAGGCCGGACGGATGGGGCGTTAGTCGTCATCGGCGGACTTCCTTTCCTTGGCCAGCTCATCGGCGCTCATGCTCCACCAGGGCATACCGTCCTTGGTGCGGCGCACCTTGAGCTGGAGCTTCTCGTCCTTTTTCACCTTGGAGGCCATCACCACCTCCTTGCCGCCGATGCTGGCCCAGACGCCCGTGACCTTCACGGAGTCGCCCTTGCGCAGCCCGATGGACTCCAGGTCCACGAAGGACTTGGGGCCAAGGTGCACGGTTTCGGTCTTGTTGTCCTTCTTGTCGCGCACCACGAGGGCCACGCCCTTGTCCATGCCCGGCAGGGGGACGATTTCCAGGATGTCTTCCACGCGGCCCTTGAAGGAGTCTGCCTCCTTGGGGTCGTAGGCCTTGTCGTAGGCCCCTCCGCGCTCCCAGCCCTTGATGTTGTCGGCGGCCAGGACGGGCGCGAAGAGGCAGAAAACAGCGAGGAAAGGAAGGACGGCGAAACGGACGAACGATGCCATGGATTCCTCCGGAATGATGTGACGATTCTTGTTAGCTAATGCGCGAGGGCTCCCGTGTAAAGTCGTCGTCATGCGCTTTGGGGTGCGCGCCCGGGGGGGGCCGCCGCGTCCTGCCCCAGTCCGGTTTCGCCCGTCCCGCGCAGGCGCGCCAGGGCGTAGTCGTGCTCCGGGTCGCCCGGGAAGAGGAACTGGTAGGAGATGTTCTCGCGACAGAAGTCCTCGAAGGCCCCGGCCCAGTCCGCCCCGGGGAGCGCGGCGCGGCGCTCCATGTGCAGCAGGGCGAAGAGCGGCTCGCGCCCGAAGGCCTCGGACCCGAAGAGGTATTTGCCCGACATGTGGAAGGGTTTGCGCGAGGCGATGAGCGGGTTGCGCAGCGGCTCGGGCAGCATGGCCACGGCGAAGGACTGCATTTCCGTAAGGTGGAAGTTGCCGTAGAGGAACGCGCCCCAGCAGTGAAGCTCCCCGTGCAGGGAATTGGGCTCCGTCTCCAGGTAGAAGCGCGCGTCCAGGCGCAGGCAGTAGGGGTCGGCCGTGTGGATGGCCAGCGCCATCTTGTTCACGCCCACATCGAAGGGCACCTTGGCCAGGTAGACCACGTAGAAGCCTTTCAACAGTTCGAAGAGGGCGTTCACGTATTCGGGGCGGTTGTAGTCCAGGAATTGCTCGTTGACCGTCCCGCCGAAGATGTTCTGGAGCATGATCGTCGGTGGCGCCTGGTCCGGCTTGGCCGCGACCACGGCGGAGACGAAGGCCGGGTCCGTGGGGGCCAGGGCGTCGTCCGTGAGCATGGAGGGCGTGACGTTCAGGAGCGCCGCATACCTGGACACCCT
This is a stretch of genomic DNA from Fundidesulfovibrio magnetotacticus. It encodes these proteins:
- a CDS encoding esterase/lipase family protein, coding for MARQVIILHGWSDSSKSFKALAKFLDEHGFTPHAVHLGDYISMDDEVRVEDVSRRMRDVIRQRQDEGTIDASFDMIVHSTGGLVARQWIADLAGLGLPCPLKRLVMLAPANFGSALAVKGKSLLGRILKGGGNWFQTGKAMLDALELASPYQWKLASQDLFVPAGKSDAPSPYGDEGVWPFVVVGSHPYSDLLRKIVNENGSDGTVRVCAANLNARGMTIDFSSDPENPEVTPWTLRNPELRMPLAVLLDRDHGSITRPDTKGVNAGDPNLLGELILQALRCGDLNEYSAIGQQWDAITEGTGRLAGDKNSNKDSRAFYHQYFQVVVRAVDDQGNDIEDFFLEFGGADKNDRLTGIFHTEVLEKVSPNQTNPALRCLYVDRNDLFELYYDQIKDPTNKVLTLTVSAAPPGPNVAYLNQGQGRIKVHSEHVDVRDNLGELRMRRNTTHFLKLVIPRTPKDDVFKLRVAP
- the cbpB gene encoding peptide-modifying radical SAM enzyme CbpB, encoding MPSTSNQAAPERGRHFNTGSGPALQPVDIGHRDYMAVVDPDTAFWALVRTEKLGQTLASRKFMKAYASQADRFAEEMRRLRFGLTPSAVYFNPTERCNLNCAYCYIPAAMRSGGEHMSRERLLEALDRLKAHFDATLPEGTRPQVVFHGAEPLLNREAMFAGIERHRDHFRFGIQTNATLLDEEAIAFLTGHGVGVGVSLDGASAAVADRARVTWGGEGVSRKVLWAMEKLAGYPAFSVICTVTEGNVRTLPKVVEFFHKHGVGTCLLNMVRCTLLGARKIKPDEDLAARWFVKALERSHELYKETGRKLVVGNFANILLAILAPTARRLMCDISPCGGGRCFFALAPGGDVFPCSEFIGLPDWRGGNLFADSLGDILESAPFKAVTGRKVEDIEECSRCAVRHFCGSPCPAEAAEMNGGMDRKGAFCRFYEEQARYAFRLIADGRADDFLWDGWDEGVETTFEFTA
- the cbpA gene encoding modified peptide precursor CbpA, which gives rise to MKGKHKKDVIAVRKSCKADGVGLSHYILMDPKK
- a CDS encoding TapB family protein; this translates as MTTNAPSVRPLSVLLLLVLALSLAGCASRHTEVAPLPAAQAPQWKTGDWWRFSAKTRSPYALAERMEVRSVGDEIVLTGDGDQARKAVLGRDLSVRSSNGSLLAYSVDSGTDAYIFFPLAVGQTRTFTQNASTAKGSASYTNTVTVEASEEVTTPAGTFKTFRIKVQKRNTTGWSGTYTLWYSPEVAYFVRITDTHGHNAVLQEFGRK